In Aegilops tauschii subsp. strangulata cultivar AL8/78 chromosome 3, Aet v6.0, whole genome shotgun sequence, one genomic interval encodes:
- the LOC109757082 gene encoding probable glutamate carboxypeptidase LAMP1 has product MSGAPESARPMSAHGKQQPLLRYPAPAAGNGSGSGMGRRRYLAFLAIAAALVASYHLLHAPTPSSRYHALFLTLGSNASAAAHLRALTLRPHVAGTQANALAAEYVRATLSSLSFPTRVTPYSVLLSYPVHRSLSLSAGPGRPNNVFPLVQETYPGDPYAEAAAEVVPTYFAYSGSGSVTAEVVYANYGDRKDYAYLASRGVDVAGKVVLARYGDIHCEDMVRNARDAGAAAAIIYTDAKDFGGPAAKGKQKWFPNTRWLPPSGVQVGTLYYGNGDPTTPMWPSCAAGEDCERLSMEELDASEAMPGIPALPVSGRDGETIQKAMGGGVAPPEWQGGEGAPVYRIGPGPAVLNLTYIGNDTLATIENVFAVIEGKEEPDRYVIIGNHRDAWTFGAVDPNSGTAAMLEIAERLSQLEKKGWRPRRTIIVCSWDAEEFALIGSTEWAEDNIDIIGSRAVAYLNVDISVFGPGGLVPRATPQLDELIQEASRMVPDPDDPSHTLYDYMIRQNPPIARVAGAGTDFAAFVQHIGVPSLDMSYGLFSEYPVYHSLYDDFVWMQRFGDPLFHRHVALASVWGLIALRLADDEIIPFNYVSYASELEESSKVVEDGCPGCAVSFSPLHKSIKQLEKAAMKIHMEKKVLQADKWGLNTRERTLKVREMNDRLMMAERAFTNREGLAGRPWYKHMIYASSDQDDWGTKAFPGIVSAMANAQKLNTSESWRLLQHEIYRGARAVSKASAVLDGRLT; this is encoded by the exons ATGTCCGGTGCACCCGAGAGTGCGCGCCCAATGTCTGCCCACGGCAAGCAGCAGCCGCTGCTACGCtaccccgcgcccgccgccggcaacggcagcggcagcggcatgGGGAGGCGCAGGTACCTCGCCTTCCTAGCCATCGCCGCGGCCCTGGTCGCCTCCTACCACCTCCTCCACGCGCCCACCCCGTCGTCGCGCTACCACGCGCTCTTCCTCACCCTCGGCTCCAATGCCAGCGCCGCCGCGCACCTCCGCGCGCTCACACTCCGCCCGCACGTCGCCGGCACCCAGGCCAACGCCCTCGCGGCCGAGTACGTCCGCGCCACgctctcctccctctccttccccaccCGCGTCACGCCCTACTCCGTCCTCCTCTCCTACCCCGTACAccgctccctctccctctctgcgGGGCCCGGTCGCCCCAACAACGTCTTCCCCCTGGTCCAGGAGACCTACCCTGGCGACCCCTACGCCGAGGCGGCGGCCGAGGTCGTTCCCACCTACTTCGCCtactccggctccggctccgtcACCGCCGAGGTCGTGTACGCCAATTACGGCGACAGGAAGGACTACGCCTACCTCGCCTCCCGCGGCGTGGACGTCGCGGGGAAGGTTGTGCTCGCGCGCTACGGGGATATCCACTGCGAGGACATGGTGAGGAATGCTCGcgacgccggcgccgccgcggcgaTCATCTACACCGACGCCAAGGACTTCGGCGGTCCCGCGGCCAAGGGGAAGCAGAAGTGGTTCCCCAACACGCGGTGGCTCCCGCCAAGCGGCGTTCAGGTGGGGACCCTGTACTACGGGAACGGCGACCCGACCACGCCGATGTGGCCGTCGTGCGCCGCAGGGGAGGACTGCGAGCGTCTGAGCATGGAGGAGCTGGACGCGAGCGAGGCGATGCCCGGCATCCCCGCGCTGCCGGTGTCGGGGAGGGACGGGGAGACAATCCAGAAGGCGATGGGCGGCGGCGTGGCCCCACCGGAGTGGCAGGGCGGCGAGGGCGCGCCTGTGTACCGGATCGGGCCCGGCCCAGCCGTGCTGAATCTCACATACATC GGAAATGACACCCTAGCAACCATCGAAAATGTCTTTGCTGTGATAGAAGGGAAAGAAGAGCCTGACAG ATATGTGATCATAGGCAACCATCGTGATGCCTGGACATTTGGGGCAGTCGATCCCAACAGTGGAACAGCAGCTATGCTCGAG ATTGCAGAGAGGCTGTCCCAGCTAGAAAAGAAAGGATGGAGGCCAAGGCGAACAATCATCGTGTGCAGTTGGGATGCAGAGGAGTTTGCGCTG ATAGGGTCTACGGAATGGGCCGAGGACAACATCGATATAATTGGTTCAAGAGCTGTTGCTTATCTGAATGTGGACATATCAGTGTTTGGGCCTGGAGGTCTTGTGCCCCGCGCAACCCCTCAACTCGATGAATTGATCCAGGAAGCAAGCAGAATG GTACCCGATCCTGATGATCCGTCTCATACCTTGTATGACTACATGATTCGCCAGAATCCTCCG ATTGCAAGAGTGGCCGGTGCGGGAACAGACTTTGCAGCTTTTGTCCAGCATATTGGAGTCCCTTCACTCGACATGTCTTATGGACTAT TTTCAGAGTACCCTGTTTACCACTCGCTGTACGATGATTTTGTTTGGATGCAGCGGTTTGGAGACCCCCTGTTCCACAGACATGTAGCAT TGGCGAGCGTCTGGGGTCTGATTGCTTTGAGACTTGCAGATGATGAGATCATTCCCTTCAATTATGTCTCCTACGCGTCTGAACTGGAG GAGAGCTCAAAAGTTGTGGAGGACGGATGCCCTGGGTGTGCCGTCAGTTTCAGCCCTCTGCACAAGTCAATCAAGCAGCTTGAGAAGGCTGCCATGAAAATTCACATGGAGAAGAAG GTGCTGCAAGCAGATAAATGGGGCCTAAACACGAGGGAACGCACACTGAAAGTCAGAGAGATGAACGACCGCTTGATGATGGCAGAGCGAGCCTTTACCAACAGAGAAGGGCTCGCGGGGAGACCGTGGTACAAACACATG ATTTATGCGTCGTCGGACCAGGACGACTGGGGCACCAAGGCGTTCCCCGGCATCGTCTCGGCCATGGCCAACGCGCAGAAGCTCAACACGTCGGAGTCCTGGCGGCTGTTGCAGCATGAGATTTACAGGGGTGCAAGGGCCGTGTCCAAGGCCTCTGCGGTCCTGGATGGCAGGCTAACATGA